One genomic window of Desulfuromonas acetoxidans DSM 684 includes the following:
- a CDS encoding Hsp20/alpha crystallin family protein — translation MNENSLLTTLQQQQGKMEETLNQVDRGIIDPVNTTGMWEPAVDVGVDGDHLVILMDLPGVSQEQIGIRLNDDCLIVEGQRQPASEHLRLQRQECPDGRFSRSLYLPPGVRSEHLSARCEQGVLRIEIRGLTAEDQVRVDDEQRVTTGAW, via the coding sequence ATGAACGAAAACAGCCTGTTGACGACCCTGCAACAGCAACAGGGTAAGATGGAGGAGACGCTTAATCAGGTCGATCGCGGCATAATTGACCCGGTCAACACGACTGGGATGTGGGAACCGGCGGTGGATGTCGGTGTTGACGGTGATCATCTGGTGATCTTGATGGATCTGCCCGGGGTTTCCCAAGAGCAGATTGGCATTCGTCTCAACGACGACTGTCTGATTGTCGAAGGGCAGCGTCAGCCCGCCTCAGAACACCTGCGTCTGCAGCGGCAGGAGTGTCCGGATGGTCGTTTTTCACGCAGTTTATATCTGCCGCCGGGCGTGCGTTCCGAGCATCTCAGCGCCCGTTGCGAACAGGGGGTGCTGCGCATAGAAATTCGCGGGTTAACAGCGGAAGATCAGGTGCGTGTCGACGACGAGCAACGAGTTACGACCGGTGCTTGGTGA
- the nudC gene encoding NAD(+) diphosphatase: MFSQPFLSPVDLPFNWNSLAGGFELHGPLQDPGGAGVFVLLVGSTLLLTADTQLPQQLPVDLEPSPLYIGQWHGKPCRVVRLPAGQEPVAGLVAYDLQADDPDLPLALLSLGVLAQQLMRWQKNSAYCANCGGACDWNGDGWGRQCSACQRHHFPHIHPCVIVLIRRDNELLLVRKANWVPGRYSLVAGFVDSGECLEDAVRREVREETGVEVDNIRYVGSQGWPFPSQIMAGFVADYVGGEVKIQLSELEDGGWFPMDRLPRLPSRRSIARYLIDTYGTANKNG; the protein is encoded by the coding sequence ATGTTTTCACAACCTTTTCTATCCCCAGTGGATTTGCCTTTTAACTGGAACAGCCTGGCCGGTGGTTTTGAACTTCACGGACCACTTCAGGATCCGGGTGGCGCAGGCGTGTTTGTTTTGCTGGTTGGCTCGACGTTATTATTGACTGCCGACACGCAATTGCCGCAGCAGCTCCCTGTTGATCTGGAGCCATCGCCTCTTTATATCGGCCAGTGGCACGGCAAACCGTGTCGCGTTGTCCGCCTTCCCGCCGGTCAGGAGCCGGTGGCGGGTTTGGTGGCTTACGACCTGCAAGCCGATGACCCGGATCTGCCTCTGGCACTCCTCTCACTGGGGGTTTTGGCTCAGCAGTTGATGCGCTGGCAGAAAAACAGTGCCTATTGCGCCAACTGCGGCGGTGCTTGCGACTGGAATGGTGATGGGTGGGGACGGCAGTGCAGCGCTTGTCAGCGGCATCACTTTCCGCATATTCACCCCTGTGTCATTGTCCTGATTCGTCGTGATAACGAGTTACTGCTGGTGCGTAAGGCCAATTGGGTGCCAGGGCGTTACAGCCTGGTAGCCGGGTTTGTTGACAGCGGCGAATGTCTGGAAGATGCCGTGCGCCGTGAGGTGCGAGAGGAAACCGGGGTTGAGGTGGACAATATCCGTTATGTCGGCAGTCAGGGGTGGCCCTTTCCCAGCCAGATCATGGCCGGCTTTGTCGCCGACTATGTCGGTGGCGAGGTGAAGATTCAGCTCTCCGAACTGGAAGACGGAGGGTGGTTCCCGATGGATCGGCTGCCGCGTTTGCCATCGCGGCGCAGCATCGCGCGCTATTTAATTGATACCTATGGAACTGCAAATAAAAACGGTTGA